One Pelorhabdus rhamnosifermentans genomic window carries:
- a CDS encoding type II secretion system protein, which yields MLFSLRKKQKNQKGFTLIELLVVIAIIGILATIAVPKFEAASKSASVAKIQADLCTLDSASVMYTANHPGAIAADPTVLETEDFIAKTPVSPTASAGWTTPAGTVLPQDNYSIDQSGSTKGRAALGTLHAEDIK from the coding sequence ATGCTGTTTTCATTGCGAAAAAAACAGAAAAATCAAAAAGGCTTTACCTTAATTGAATTACTTGTTGTCATTGCTATTATTGGGATATTAGCCACTATTGCAGTGCCGAAATTTGAAGCCGCTTCGAAATCAGCCAGTGTTGCAAAGATTCAGGCTGATTTATGTACTTTAGATAGTGCGAGTGTCATGTATACGGCCAATCACCCGGGTGCTATTGCCGCTGATCCGACTGTTTTGGAAACAGAGGATTTTATTGCTAAAACTCCTGTTTCTCCTACAGCATCGGCAGGTTGGACAACACCTGCCGGTACTGTTTTACCTCAGGATAACTATTCCATTGACCAATCGGGATCAACAAAAGGGCGCGCTGCATTGGGGACTTTACATGCTGAAGATATAAAATAG
- a CDS encoding type II secretion system F family protein, with the protein MSTKFLYRARDAQGLVITGQVIAETQGAAAGTVRAKGYYVTKIVTEKKFIIVDSLLKNYHKVGLKELALFCRQFSTMINAGLSLMTSLQILMEQSQNEKLKTALAAIYQSVQEGESLSRSMALHDRIFPIIMTTMVEVGEVGGVLDQVLARLAVQFDKEYKLNEKIKSAMVYPVVVLTMAGLSVTFILTFVLPTFMRMFDEMHMELPILTKVLLVFSNFLYHDGVAVLLGFFMGAILLRIFLDIPQIHLFFDEWMMKIPVFGSLWRKVAIARFTRTLSTLLKGGVPLITALEVAKKTVHHASMLRALSDAQVGIRDGVSLSRTLRASKVFMAMEVEMVAVGEETGALDSLLEKVADFYDSDVEDMTNRLSTLLEPLIIGVIGVVIGMTVLAIMIPMLDVITGMGSIH; encoded by the coding sequence TTGTCTACAAAGTTTCTTTATCGGGCGAGAGACGCACAGGGACTTGTTATTACGGGGCAGGTTATTGCTGAAACGCAAGGGGCTGCGGCGGGAACTGTTCGTGCAAAGGGTTATTATGTAACCAAAATTGTGACTGAGAAGAAATTCATTATAGTAGATAGTTTATTAAAAAATTATCATAAAGTAGGTCTCAAGGAATTGGCACTCTTTTGCCGACAGTTTTCTACTATGATTAATGCAGGACTGTCGCTTATGACGAGCCTTCAGATCTTAATGGAACAGTCGCAAAACGAGAAGTTAAAAACAGCTCTTGCCGCAATTTATCAATCTGTACAAGAAGGGGAATCCCTTTCAAGATCTATGGCTTTGCATGACCGAATTTTTCCGATTATTATGACAACTATGGTAGAAGTGGGCGAAGTCGGCGGAGTGCTTGATCAAGTTCTTGCACGTCTGGCTGTGCAGTTTGACAAGGAATATAAACTGAATGAAAAAATCAAGTCAGCCATGGTTTACCCAGTTGTTGTTCTAACTATGGCGGGGTTATCTGTCACCTTTATTTTGACCTTTGTACTGCCAACGTTTATGCGCATGTTTGATGAAATGCATATGGAATTGCCTATTTTGACAAAGGTTTTACTTGTCTTTAGCAACTTTTTATATCATGATGGAGTAGCAGTGCTGTTAGGATTTTTTATGGGGGCGATTTTACTTAGGATTTTTCTTGATATACCCCAAATTCATCTCTTCTTTGATGAATGGATGATGAAAATACCTGTATTTGGTTCATTGTGGCGTAAAGTTGCTATTGCACGTTTTACTCGTACATTAAGTACCTTGCTTAAAGGCGGTGTTCCTTTAATTACAGCTTTGGAGGTGGCAAAAAAGACGGTTCATCATGCGAGTATGCTGAGGGCTTTAAGTGATGCTCAGGTAGGAATTCGTGACGGAGTCAGTTTATCTCGGACTCTTCGTGCAAGTAAAGTTTTTATGGCCATGGAGGTGGAAATGGTTGCTGTGGGTGAAGAAACGGGAGCGCTGGACAGCTTACTGGAAAAAGTCGCTGATTTTTATGATAGTGATGTTGAGGATATGACAAATCGGTTAAGTACACTGTTGGAACCCCTCATAATTGGAGTAATTGGAGTAGTTATTGGTATGACAGTACTGGCAATTATGATTCCCATGCTTGATGTGATAACAGGTATGGGAAGTATTCATTAA
- a CDS encoding type IV pilus twitching motility protein PilT yields the protein MCIDDLLKAAVVKKASDLHLTEGISPMIRLHGQLMKLEFSVLTAADTEKFVADLISEEQLKLFKKQGELDFSYVIEGLSRFRVHVFQQRGTIALAIRTIDENVPTLHELGLPVSLANLTRLSRGLVLVTGPTGSGKSTTLAALIHFINTERAVHIITLEDPIEYLHKPCRSIVHQRQIYRDTPSFPRALRAALREDPDVISVGEMRDMETMTTVMTAAETGHLVFATLHTSDTSQTLDRMIDGFPPYQQQQIRNQLSLVLQAVISQQLLPTIDKNGRVVALEILLATPAVRSLIREGKTHQILSVIQTSGKTGMQSMDMDLARLYRSGVVTLDEVKARASDPETWVRMFNR from the coding sequence ATGTGTATCGATGATTTGCTAAAGGCGGCAGTAGTTAAAAAAGCTTCTGATTTACATTTGACAGAGGGAATTTCTCCGATGATTCGACTTCATGGGCAATTGATGAAATTGGAGTTTTCTGTATTGACAGCTGCCGATACAGAAAAATTTGTCGCAGATCTTATTTCTGAAGAACAACTCAAATTATTCAAAAAGCAGGGGGAGCTTGATTTTTCCTATGTCATTGAGGGCCTTAGTCGGTTTCGAGTCCATGTTTTTCAACAACGAGGAACAATAGCGCTGGCGATTCGGACAATTGATGAAAATGTTCCGACATTACATGAGCTGGGTCTTCCTGTTAGTCTGGCTAATCTAACACGACTGTCACGGGGCCTTGTGCTTGTCACGGGGCCTACTGGAAGTGGAAAATCAACGACACTTGCTGCACTTATCCATTTTATTAATACTGAGCGAGCTGTTCATATTATTACACTAGAAGATCCCATAGAATATCTTCATAAACCTTGTAGAAGTATTGTACATCAAAGGCAAATTTATCGTGATACGCCTTCGTTTCCTAGAGCTCTACGTGCTGCATTGCGTGAAGATCCCGATGTAATTTCTGTTGGTGAAATGCGTGATATGGAAACAATGACCACAGTTATGACGGCTGCGGAAACAGGTCATCTTGTATTTGCTACGCTACATACAAGTGATACATCTCAAACGCTTGATCGGATGATTGATGGGTTTCCTCCTTATCAGCAACAACAGATTCGTAACCAACTATCGCTTGTCTTGCAGGCCGTCATTTCTCAACAGTTGTTGCCGACGATTGACAAGAATGGCCGGGTGGTTGCACTGGAAATTTTATTGGCTACACCCGCTGTACGCAGTTTGATTCGTGAAGGTAAGACGCATCAAATTCTTTCGGTTATTCAGACAAGTGGCAAAACAGGGATGCAGTCTATGGATATGGATTTGGCAAGACTCTATCGCAGCGGTGTTGTGACTCTCGATGAAGTAAAAGCTAGGGCCAGTGATCCCGAAACATGGGTACGTATGTTCAACAGATAA